Proteins encoded within one genomic window of Erinaceus europaeus chromosome 13, mEriEur2.1, whole genome shotgun sequence:
- the LOC103116288 gene encoding small ribosomal subunit protein eS27-like, which yields MPLAKDLLHPSPEEEKQKHKKKRLVQSPNSYFMDVKCQGCYKITTVFSHAQTVVLCVGCSTVLCQPTGGKARLTEGCSFRRKQH from the coding sequence ATGCCTCTGGCGAAAGACCTTCTCCATCCCTCTCCTgaagaggagaagcagaagcaCAAGAAGAAGCGCCTGGTGCAGAGCCCCAACTCTTACTTCATGGATGTCAAGTGCCAAGGATGCTATAAGATCACCACCGTCTTTAGCCATGCACAAACGGTAGTTTTGTGCGTTGGCTGTTCCACTGTCCTCTGCCAGCCTACAGGAGGAAAAGCAAGGCTTACAGAAGGATGCTCCTTCAGACGGAAGCAGCACTGA